Proteins found in one Primulina eburnea isolate SZY01 chromosome 16, ASM2296580v1, whole genome shotgun sequence genomic segment:
- the LOC140817265 gene encoding peamaclein-like has translation MEKMKFATLLLALVLVSSLLETTFVQGGSPFCDSKCAFRCSKAHLQKRCLKYCGICCEKCNCVPSGTYGHKDECPCYRDLKNSKGEPKCP, from the coding sequence ATGGAGAAAATGAAGTTTGCAACTCTCCTACTCGCCCTTGTTCTTGTCTCTTCTTTGCTTGAAACCACATTTGTGCAGGGTGGATCGCCTTTTTGCGACTCAAAATGCGCGTTTAGGTGCTCCAAGGCACATTTACAGAAGCGGTGTCTCAAGTATTGTGGGATTTGTTGCGAGAAATGTAATTGTGTGCCGTCGGGGACTTATGGGCACAAGGATGAGTGCCCTTGTTACAGGGACTTGAAGAACTCCAAGGGTGAACCTAAGTGCCCTTGA